The window GGTGGCGACCAGGCTGAGCACGAAGCCCAGCGCGCCCGCCATGACGAGGAACTGGAGCCTGGCCTTGGTCTGCGCCTCCGGTTTCTGCGGTGGCACGATCGTGGTCATCCGGATCATGGCCTCCGGCTGGACCGACTGCTGGGTCTGGAACTCCAGCAGCCGCTTCTCGGCGTAGGCGGTCAGTATCTCGTCCGACTTCAGCACGGCGGCCGGGTCGGTCCCGACGACGCTCAGCCACATGTAGGGGCCGAGCGCGTTGTCGGCGATCTTCGCCTCGTGCACTCCGGTGACGCCCAGGGCCTTGAGTTCGGCCTTGGAGTCGTCGGAGTTGAGGTTGCGGGCCAGGCCGTCGGCCATCCCGGTGAGCGAGGCCTGGGTGCTCAGGAAGGGGTTGCCGTCGAAGGCCACCGTGGCCTTCTTCGAGTTCAGCAGCGTCACGGTGCTCTGCGACCGGTACTCCACCGGGACCAGCAGGTACACGGCGGCGGTCAGCGCCGCCGTGAGCAGCAGCCCGGGCAGCAGTACGTACCAGCGCCTGCGCATGACCCGCCAGATCTCCGCGAGATCCATGGTCTTCCCCTTCGAATTGCGTTTACAGCACGTGCTGCGGGTCGGTGGCCGCCGCGCGCGGGACCAGGTCGGTGGGTCGGGGCCGGGCGTGGGCGGGCGGGCCGTCCAGCAGGACCGCGGCGATGCGGTCGCTCGCCCGGCCGTCCCAGAGCCCGGGGCAGCGCGGCGCGGGCGGATGGTCGAGCACCCGGTGCACGATGTCCGTGATGCGCTCCGGATCCGTGCCCGCCAGTACGTTGGTGCCCTCCTCCACGGTGATGGGACGCTCGGTGTTGTCCCGCAGGGTCACGCAGGGCACGCCCAGGGCGGTGGTCTCCTCCTGGACGCCGCCGGAGTCGGTGAGCACCAGGCGGGCGGAGTCCTGCAGGGCGATGAAGTCGAGGTATCCGGCGGCCGGTACCAGCCGGATGCCGCCGGGCACGCCCAGTTCGGCCAGCCGCTCCGCGGCCCGCGGGTGCACGGGCAGCAGCAGCGGGCAGCGGTCGGCGATCTCGCCCAGGGCCTTCAGCAGGCCGCGCAGCGCCGCCGGGTCGTCCACGTTGGCCGGGCGGTGCAGGGTGACCAGGCCGTACCCGCCGCGGGTCAGCCCGTACCGGTCCAGGACGTCGGACCGCCTGGCCCGGTCCAGGTTGGCGAGGAGGGTGTCGATCATGACGTTGCCGACCACGTGGATCTGGTCGTCCCGGTAGCCCTCCGCCCGCAGGTTCGCGGCCGCGTCGGGCGAGGGGGCCAGCAGGAAGTCGCTGAGCCGGTCGGTGGCGACCCGGTTGACCTCCTCCGGCATGCTCCAGTCCCGGCTGCGCAGGCCCGCCTCCACGTGGGCCAGCAGCGGGCCGGCCTTCGCGGTCACCAGGGCGCAGGCGAGGGTGGAGTTGATGTCGCCGACCACCACCACCGCGTCCGGGGCCAGCTCGTCGAGCAGCGGCTCGAAGGCCGCCATCACCCGCCCGGTCTGCTGGGCGTGGCTGCCGGATCCGGCGCCCAGGTAGCGGTCGGGCGGGCGGATGCCGAGGTCGCGGAAGAACACGTCGTTCATGGACTCGTCGTAGTGCTGCCCGGTGTGGACGAGGACCACCTCGGCGCCGCGGCGCTCCAGTGCGTCCATCACCGGTTTGATCTTCATGTAGTTGGGCCGGGCTCCGGCCACGCAGATGATCCTGGTCATCGGCTCAGAGCACCTCCACCGTGGGTCCGGACACGCGGTTGCGGCAGTCGAGGACGAAGGAGGCGTGCTCGGTGACCATCCGGTAGTCGAAGGAGTCGTGGTCGGTGAGCAGGACGACCACGTCGGCGGCCGCCAGCTCCTTGCGGGTCGGCTCGACCCGTACGAGGCGGGCGTCGACCTTGATGCTCTCCACCACGTGGGGATCGGCCGCGCGGACCCTGGCCCCCATGTCGAGGAGCAGCTGCGCGATGCGTACGGCGGGGGACTCGCGCGCGTCGCCGGTGTTCTTCTTGTACGCCAGCCCGAGCAGCAGGACCCGGGAGCCGTTGACCGAGCGGCGCCTCGCGTTGAGCGCGTCGATCACGCGGCGCGTCACGTACTCGGGCATGTGGTTGTTGATGTCGTTGGCGAGTTCGACGAAGCGGAAGTTCTGGCCGAGTTCGCGCTGCACCCGCCAGTTCAGGTACGAGGGGTCGATCGGCAGGCAGTGGCCGCCGACGCCCGGGCCGGGGGTGAACTTCATGAAGCCGAAGGGCTTGCTGGACGCCGCCTCGATGGCCTGCCAGACGTCGATGTCGAGGTGGCGGGCGAACATCGCGATCTCGTTGACCAGGGCGATGTTCACGTGCCGGAAGGTGTTCTCCAGCAGTTTGGCCAGTTCGGCCTCCTTGGGCGAGCGCACCGGGACCGTGGTGTCGACGAGTTCCCCGTAGAAGGCCTCGACGGCCTTCAGGGAACGGGCGTCGACGCCGGAGACCACCTTGGGGGTCTGCTGGAAGCCCCAGACGGTGTTCCCGGGGTCGATCCGCTCGGGGCTGTAGCCGAGGTGGAAGTCCTCGCCCGCGGTGAGCCCGGAGCCGTCCTCCAGGATGGGCGCGAAGAGCTCCTCGGTGGTGCCCGGATAGGTGGTGGACTCCAGGACGACGGTCGCGCCCGGGCGCAGGAAGCGGGCCAGGGTGTGCGCCGACTCCTCGATGTAGCGCAGGTCGGGGGCACCGTCCTGTAACGGGGTGGGGACGGTGACGACGGCGACGTCGAAGCCGCCGCAGTCCCGGGCCAGTTCGCTCGGGCGGTAGGTGCCGTTCGCCAGCGCCCGGTTCAGCCGTTCGGAGGAGACGTCCTCCACGTACGACTCGCCGGCGGCGAGGCTCTTGACCCGCCGCGTGTCCACGTCGTACCCGATCACCTGGTGTCCGACCTCGGCGGCCCGGATGGCCAGCGGCAGTCCGACGTATCCCTGTCCCACGACGACGACACGCATCAGTGACTCCTGTTCGCGGAACCGGCGGACGGTGTGCGGTGGATGAGCTCCCGGACCGTCATGGCGAGGAAGGCGGCGTTGGTGGTGAGGTAGCGCTTGCCGAGGCGGCGCGGTTCCTGGAGGGTGCGGTAGAACCATTCGAGTCCCATCCGCTGCCAGATCAGTGGGGCCCGTTTGGTGATGCCGGCGAGGATGTCGAAGGAGCCGCCGACGCCGTGCACGACGTGGGCGCCGGTGCGCTTGCCGTAGCCGGCGGTGAAGATCTCCTTCTTGGGCGAGGTCATGCCGAGGAACAGCAGCTGCGCGCGGCTGTCCGCGACGGCGTCGGCGATCGCCTCCTGGTCCCCGTCGGCGAAGTAGCCGTTGCGGCTCCCGGCGACCCGCAGTTCGGGGAAGCGTTCGGAGATCTGCCGGAGCATCATCTCCAGGACCTCCTGCCGGGCGCCGAGCAGGTAGACGGGGATGTCCGCCGCCTCGGCCGCGGCGAGCAGGCGCATGAACAGGTCGATGCCGGCGACCCGCTCGGGCAGCCGGACGCCGAGGACGCGGCCCGCCCAGACCACCGCCTGGCCGTCGGCCAGGACGAGGTCGCAGCCGGCGACCGCCTCGGCGAGGCGGGGGTCGCGCCGCATGTTGACGAGCTTGGCGGCGTTGACCATCCCGATCTCGATCTGTTCGCCGCGCCGCACCGCCTCCAGGCAGCGCTGCACGGTCTCTTCCATGGTCAGGGCGTCGAGCCGGATCCCGAAGAGGGTGTGTCGTCGGGTCATCTCTGGGTCCCCCCGAGCCATGCGAAGAGGAGCCAGCCGAACTCGTACGGCCGGCACTCCCGGTCCACGGCGCCGGGGCGGAAGACCCGGTCCAGCGGTGCGAGCCGCGCGCCCGGTGCCACCCGGGTGGTGAGGCCGCGGGCGGCGCGGACGGCCTTCTTCGGATCGCCGCGGTAGACCTTGCGCCAGGTGACGCCGAAGTCCTCGCGGATCATCGGCTCCCGCGGGGTCCCGGCGGGCCCGGCGAGTTCGGGCACCTGCGTCATCCAGCGCAGCCCCCGGCGGATCGCAGGACCGAAGTCGGTGCCGCCGGCTTCGGCCAGGTCGAACAGGGCGGTCGGGGCCATCGCGTGCTGGTGCACGCTGTAGACCGGGTAGCCCTCGACCACGCCGCCCGTGCGGGCGTCGTAGTGCCACCACCACTGTCCGCCGTCCCCCTGCAGGTCGCAGATGCGGGCGGCGCAGGCGTCGGCGGCCTCCAGCGCTTCCGCATCCCCGCCGCTCGCGTGCAGCCGGGCCAGCGCCTGCAGCGGATAGGTCTGGTCGGCGAAGCAGGCCACGTGGGACCGGTATCCGGGGACCAGTCCGGGCCCGGTGGCGTGCGGGAAGAGCGGGCCGTCGCCGACCCGGGCCGCCAGCAGCCGGCTCCGGGCGGCCGCGATGCGGTCCTCCACGTCGGCCGCGGCGCGCGCGGCGACGAGGGCGGAGAGCACCCAGGCCGCCTCGACGGTGTACCGGGGCCGTCCGGGCAGGTCCAGGGCGGCCACCCGGTCGAGGGCGTCGGTCAGTTTGGGGTGGCCGGTCTCGGCGGCGGCCCAGGCGATGAGCGCCGCGTCGCCGAGGTTCGCCACCGCCGGCAGCCGCTCCACGAGCAGCCCGGTGAACTCCTGTGCGGAGCGCCCGCCGAACAGGGCACGCTGCCGGTCCTCGGGGAGGAACCGGGCGCCGAGCGCGGTGATGGCCGCGTACCGGGTGCTGGTCCCCCGCTGTTCCAGCCGGGGGGCGCCCTCGGGCGAGATGACGCCCGCCCGGGTGAACACGAAGGTCTCGGCCTCCGGCAGGTACATCGCGGGCAGCCCTGCCTCGGCCAGCGCGAGCAGCCGCTCGGCGAGGGCGTGCAACGGCAGGTCCTCGCGGGCCAGTGCTCCTAATCGCGTGGTGGTCATCGGGTCCCCACCCCGGCTCCCCGGGCGCTGCGCGCACCCCGTATGTCCGAGCAGTACGGCTCCAACACACCTACCCCCTCTGATCGCTCCTCGGGCGGACCTGGCGGCCGTCGCCCGGCGGAGGGGAACTGCGCGTGACGCACCCGTGCCCGCGGCGTCGTGAAGACGACGCCGGGGCACGAACCGTCCGAAGGCCGCCACTGGACCCCCCAGCGATGCCCCGGACCCGGGCGCGCGCGTGCTCGGCAGCGTCTCTGCGGGCGCGGTGAAACCGCGCCGCACGGCTCTGCCCGCGGTGCCCTCGTCGTACACAACCCCCCACTGAGCAAGGCCTGTTGCCTGCTCAGATCCCGTGTGCAGGGACACGGTATGCCCACGGATGTTCGTTGATTGTGGTTTTGAGGAAATGGTGGTGCCCTAAATTGCCGACATTCCGTCAGGTTCGCTCGGTGAGCGTGCCGTCCTTCTCGTCGTGCAGTGCGCCGGTACGCGGGCACTCCCAGGTGCCCGGCTCGTCCGCGCGCTCCACCAGGCGCACCCCGGCCCGGCCCACCCACCCGATCCGGCGGGCCGGGACCCCCACCACCAGCGCGAAGTCCGGCACGTCCCTGGACACCACCGCGCCGGCCGCGACCAGCGCCCAACGCCCTACGCGCACCCCGGCCACGCAGACCGAGCGGGCTCCCAGCGAGGCCCCCTCGGCCACCACGACCCCTGCGGCCTCCCAGTCGCCGTCGCGCTTGAGCCGGCCGTCGGGTTCGACCGCGCGCGGGTAGAAGTCGTTGGTGAGGACGGCCGCCGGACCGATGAACACCCCGTCGCCGAGTACGGCGGGCTCGTATACGAGGGCGTAGTTCTGCAGCTTCACGTGGTCCCCGATCCGCACGCCCGGCCCGACGTACGCACCGCGCCCCACGATGCAGCCGCGCCCGAGCCGCGCGTCCTCCCGTATCTGCGCCAGATCCCAGATCGTGGTCCCCTCGCCGAGTTCGGCGCTCTCGTCGACCTGCGAGGAGGGTTGGATACGAACGCTCACGGCGCGGGTCCCCTTACGGTTCGCGAGGCGTGCGGATGCACGGGTACGGATCTACGGATCTACGGGCGTGCTGATGTGCCGACGTACGGTCGTGCGACCGTTCGAGTGCACATGTGTGCGGCTGACGGGGCGAGCATATGCGCCGGCGGCCCGTCCCACCCGTGGATCAACCCACTGTTCATCCACCGCACTTGGAGCGCCGCCGGAACTCAGCCGTCCTGGCGCAGTACCGGCATCACCATCAGCTCCGGGTCCTGCAGCAGCAGCCGCTCCTGGAGGGTGCGCAGGGCCGGCCCCGGCTCCACGCCCAGTTCCTCGACGACCCGGCCGCGCTGGGCGGCGTAGAGCGTCAGCGCCTCGTTGCCCCGGTCCGACCGGTGCAGCGCGAGCATCAGCAACCACAGGAAGCGCTCCCGCAACGGGTACTTGTGCACCGCGTACTGCAGATAGGGCACGGCGTTGCGGTGACGTCCCAACTCCAGTTCCAGCTCGGCGCGCACCTCCATCTCCGCGAGGAAGCGCTCCTGGCGGTAGAGCCGCTCGCGCTCCAGCATGGGCCCTTCGAGCCCCTCCCCGAGCGGGCCCGTGGACATCGTGCGCGCCTCCTCCAGCAGCCGGGCCGCCTCGACGAGCTCGCCCGCGCGCACCGCGGCGAGCCCGGCCGCCGCCAGCCTTTCGTACGTGTAGAGGTCCACGTCGGCGCCCCCGACATCCAGCAGGTAGCCGCCGCCCGCCCACTCCAGCCGCACGCCCAGGCCGCGCAGCCCCGAGACCGACTTCTGGATCAGGTTCTTCGCGTACGCCGGGGACTCCTCGCCCCAGAGCGACTCGACGAGCTGCTCCACTCCGGTCTCCAGCCCCGGCCTGAGCAGCAGGACGGCCAGCAGCGCCTGCTGCTTGGGCGGCCCCGGATCCAGCACCTGCCCGGCGTGCCGCACCCGGAGCAGCCCCAGCAGTCGAAAACTCATCCCCGACGTGCCGTCGCCGCCCAGGACGCCGCGCTCGCGCAGCAGCACACCCGACATGTTCATCTCCCCCGCGCCCGAACCCTCGTACGGAGGCTAGGCATTACCGGCCGGTTCTCGCGAAAGGGAGTCCACAGGGTGGTCAGCGATCGTTCCAGCGGGTCGTGAAGGCCCCTGGGCGAGGGTGGCGCAGCACCTTCCCCCTCTCGCTCCTGGAGACGAACGATGACCGGTCCCGTCCGCCCCGTGGCACGCCCGCCCGCCCTGCAGCGGTGGGGGCGGGTGACCGCCGGCCGCTCCCGGCTCCTGGTGTGGGCCGGTCTCGCGCTGGCCGTACTCGGCCTGGTCCTGGCCGCCGGCACCATGGACCGCCTGGTCCTGAGCCGGTTCGAGAGCCCCGGCTCCGAGTCGCTGCGCACCCGGGCCGTCCTGGAGGAGGAGTTCGGGACGGGTACTCCCGGCGTGCTGCTGATGGTCACGGCCGCGCGGGGCACCGTGGACGACAGTGCGGTCGCGGCCGAGGGGCGGGCGCTGGAGCAGGAACTGGCCCGGCAGGAGGGGGTGGCCGAGGCCGCCTCGTACTGGTCGCGCGGTCACTCCCCCGCCATGCGCTCCGCCGACGGGCGCCAGGCCCTCGTCATCGCCCGGATGTCCGGCACGGTGACGGAGGCCCGCGCCAGACTGGCGGACCTCTCACCGGCCTTCACCCGGGACGGTGCCCGGGTGTCGGTGCGGGTCGGCGGCGGGGACGAGGTCTTCCGGCAGGCCGCCGAGCAGGCCCGCAAGGACTTCCTGCGGGCCGAGCTGATCGTCTTCCCGCTGGTGCTGCTCCTGCTGTTCGCCATCTACCGGCGCCTCTCGGCCGCCTTCCTCACCCTCGGCATGGGCCTGTTCTCGGTGGTCACCACCCTGGCC of the Streptomyces sp. NBC_01294 genome contains:
- a CDS encoding acyltransferase; this translates as MSVRIQPSSQVDESAELGEGTTIWDLAQIREDARLGRGCIVGRGAYVGPGVRIGDHVKLQNYALVYEPAVLGDGVFIGPAAVLTNDFYPRAVEPDGRLKRDGDWEAAGVVVAEGASLGARSVCVAGVRVGRWALVAAGAVVSRDVPDFALVVGVPARRIGWVGRAGVRLVERADEPGTWECPRTGALHDEKDGTLTERT
- the wecB gene encoding non-hydrolyzing UDP-N-acetylglucosamine 2-epimerase produces the protein MTRIICVAGARPNYMKIKPVMDALERRGAEVVLVHTGQHYDESMNDVFFRDLGIRPPDRYLGAGSGSHAQQTGRVMAAFEPLLDELAPDAVVVVGDINSTLACALVTAKAGPLLAHVEAGLRSRDWSMPEEVNRVATDRLSDFLLAPSPDAAANLRAEGYRDDQIHVVGNVMIDTLLANLDRARRSDVLDRYGLTRGGYGLVTLHRPANVDDPAALRGLLKALGEIADRCPLLLPVHPRAAERLAELGVPGGIRLVPAAGYLDFIALQDSARLVLTDSGGVQEETTALGVPCVTLRDNTERPITVEEGTNVLAGTDPERITDIVHRVLDHPPAPRCPGLWDGRASDRIAAVLLDGPPAHARPRPTDLVPRAAATDPQHVL
- a CDS encoding chain length determinant protein, with protein sequence MDLAEIWRVMRRRWYVLLPGLLLTAALTAAVYLLVPVEYRSQSTVTLLNSKKATVAFDGNPFLSTQASLTGMADGLARNLNSDDSKAELKALGVTGVHEAKIADNALGPYMWLSVVGTDPAAVLKSDEILTAYAEKRLLEFQTQQSVQPEAMIRMTTIVPPQKPEAQTKARLQFLVMAGALGFVLSLVATFFVEARRRSPGKHRPAADEAGEPAPGPAADPSDTLRMTVAHPAGSHPAGSHPAGSHPAGSRTGGSP
- a CDS encoding nucleotide sugar dehydrogenase; protein product: MRVVVVGQGYVGLPLAIRAAEVGHQVIGYDVDTRRVKSLAAGESYVEDVSSERLNRALANGTYRPSELARDCGGFDVAVVTVPTPLQDGAPDLRYIEESAHTLARFLRPGATVVLESTTYPGTTEELFAPILEDGSGLTAGEDFHLGYSPERIDPGNTVWGFQQTPKVVSGVDARSLKAVEAFYGELVDTTVPVRSPKEAELAKLLENTFRHVNIALVNEIAMFARHLDIDVWQAIEAASSKPFGFMKFTPGPGVGGHCLPIDPSYLNWRVQRELGQNFRFVELANDINNHMPEYVTRRVIDALNARRRSVNGSRVLLLGLAYKKNTGDARESPAVRIAQLLLDMGARVRAADPHVVESIKVDARLVRVEPTRKELAAADVVVLLTDHDSFDYRMVTEHASFVLDCRNRVSGPTVEVL
- a CDS encoding WecB/TagA/CpsF family glycosyltransferase → MTRRHTLFGIRLDALTMEETVQRCLEAVRRGEQIEIGMVNAAKLVNMRRDPRLAEAVAGCDLVLADGQAVVWAGRVLGVRLPERVAGIDLFMRLLAAAEAADIPVYLLGARQEVLEMMLRQISERFPELRVAGSRNGYFADGDQEAIADAVADSRAQLLFLGMTSPKKEIFTAGYGKRTGAHVVHGVGGSFDILAGITKRAPLIWQRMGLEWFYRTLQEPRRLGKRYLTTNAAFLAMTVRELIHRTPSAGSANRSH
- a CDS encoding AfsR/SARP family transcriptional regulator — encoded protein: MSGVLLRERGVLGGDGTSGMSFRLLGLLRVRHAGQVLDPGPPKQQALLAVLLLRPGLETGVEQLVESLWGEESPAYAKNLIQKSVSGLRGLGVRLEWAGGGYLLDVGGADVDLYTYERLAAAGLAAVRAGELVEAARLLEEARTMSTGPLGEGLEGPMLERERLYRQERFLAEMEVRAELELELGRHRNAVPYLQYAVHKYPLRERFLWLLMLALHRSDRGNEALTLYAAQRGRVVEELGVEPGPALRTLQERLLLQDPELMVMPVLRQDG